The genome window CTGAAAGTGAAAGCGAATTTGGAATAAATTTTTTGAGTATGAAGTATCAGATATGTTAGAAAAAATTCAGGGACGATTATTACAGATCAGCAGAAATCCTTTTATTAAGCAAAGTTTAATCACTTTAATTTTGAGGGTTTTGGGTGTGGTAACGTTATTTGGTTTCACAATATTTCTGACCAAAGCGTATTCACCAAGAATTGTCGGGCAGTATGATTTTGTCCGTTCTTTTCTTTTAGCAGTCGGCAGTATCTGTCTTTTGGGTTTTGATCAGTCAATTTTATATTTTAAAGGAAGATTGTCCGCTCAGAATGCTCTTGACCAATTAAAAAGTATTTATATCAAAATGGTTTTAATGCTGTTTGTAACCTCTTTGACAGCTTTAATAGTTATCTTTTTGATTAATGAACAAACAATAAATAATTATTTTTCGGATGAGGAAGTTTATCCGTTATTTTTAAAAACTGCAGCATGCTTATTTTTCTATGGAATAGCAACTTTAAACACTGAAGTTTTCAGAGCATTAGATAAATTATATGTGGCTGAATTGTTTCGGAATGTTATCAAATATGTTCCGTTAATTATTGGAGCAATAATTTTGTTTTATTGGCATAAAGAAAGTTATTTGGCGGATGTTTTTTTGGCCGGGTTTGTTTTACTGTCATTAATCAGTTCTATTTTGGTTTATTATTATTTTAAGGATACCGCCAAAATTTTAAGAGCACAAAATATTTCGCATAAAGAAGTATTTTTAAAATCATATCCAATTGCCATCAGCGGTATGGCAATATTTTTATTGATGTGTTTTGACATTATGTTTTTGAAGAAATATCGAAATACCGAAACGGTTGCTTTTTATTCTATAGGAGTAAAATTAATGACAATTGTTTCGGTAATAGTTTTAACGATAAACATTACGGTCTCTGCAAAAATTGCAGCGTTTTTTGCGAATAATGACCTGATAGAACTAAAGAAATCGGTCAGGAATAGTGTCCGGTTAATTTTTGGAATAACATTCCCCGTAATAGTACTGATGTGTATTTTTTCAGAATATATTTTATCCTTTTTTGGAACTCAGTATATCGCAGCCAAAGAAGCTTTTTTGATTTTAATTATCGGTCAGGGAGTTTGTTCAGCATTTGGGACTGCTCCGGTTTATCTGAACATGACGGGAAGATCACATACATTTCAGGTTATTTTAATTACTGCGGTGATTATTAATTTTGTTTTGAATCGTTTTTTAATTCCAATTTACGGAATGACTGGAGCGGCTATTACATTTGTTTTGAGTTCTTTTTTCTGGAACTTTGTTTCGGCAATTATTATTTATCGAAAAGATAAAGTAACCGTTTTTTTGCATTAAGCAAAATTATAGACCAACATGAAAACCCTAATTAAGAGAAGCTCATTTGCATTTTTACTTCTTGCGGCAGTCAATTTATCTGTCGCGGTTTTTTCATTTTATATTTTACCCAAAAAGTTTTTTTATGATGCCACCATTATTGCGCTGGACAGAGGCCATGAAATAGGTTTTATCGGGAGTTACCCGCTGACTATTTTGTTTTATAAAATAACAGGTTTACGGTATTTACCGTATCCGATAATTGGATTGATTCAGTTTCCAATTTTAATGTTTGTGCTGTATAAAATAGGAATTCCTAACGATTTCCAGAAATTGACAATAAAAAATGGGATTGTTTATTTGGGGATTTTTATGACAGCTGTCTTTATGTCCATGCCAACTAAAGAATTTATTACCTATTTGTTTATTTCTTTAATCATTTTTTTATTTTTAAACGAAAAGAACTCTTTTCGGAAGGTACTTTTTACAGTGTTTTTTTTATTAGCCATTTTTGGAGTCTTTTATCGGCCATACTTTTTTTTGATCCCCATAATTGCAACAGGAATGTATGGAGCCATTTTAATCAATTTTAAGAATAAGATTTTTGCAGTTATTTTTTATGGATTATTGACAGCGGTATTTTTATCATTAATTTATGGAATTGTCGAAGGGCAATATTTTTCAGGAATTAGCAGGGAAGTGGTAAACAGTGGAAGAATAGGCTCTGCAGATGCCAATTCAGCTATTATTTCTCCAATAAAGCCAGACACCTGGTATGGCGAAACGATTGGAGTTTTTTATGGTTTTTTCTCCGTGAATGTACCTGTAAATGGATTGAAGTATATTTTTTCTCCTCAGATTTTAGTGTTCGTTATCTGGCAGCTTTTTCTGTTTTACATTCTTATAGTACGATTTTCAAGATGTATTGAATCAAGATCAGATCATAAAAATGAACTTTGGATTTTACTTATTCTGTTTTCTTTTTTTATTCTACAAGGCGTTTTTGAACCCGATTTAGGATCGGCTGTCCGACATAAAATAGGTGTTTTTCCACTAATTTATTATGCACTATACTATGACCATTTCAGAGAAAAACTTCAATAAAATATTCAATGGCTTTTTAACAGTTATAGCTATTGCCATGATTTTTAGAAAACCATGTACGTTGTTGATTATAGTCTTTGCCGCCTTTAATTTGTTTTTTATAAAGAAAACCAATTATACGAAACAGTCTTTAATTTTAATGGTACTTATTGCTTCTCCTTTATTGATAGAAATTATAATGTTCTGGAACAACGATTCTTTTTTGAAAGGAATGAAATCGTTAGAAAAATACAGTTCTCTGCTTGTTTTTTCTATGTTTATTTTAGGTAATTATCAGAGAATAAGATTTTATAAAATTCTTCGGTTTTATACTATTGCAACTACTATTTTATTATTATTTTTCTTTTTTAGATTTGTCGTTTACTATCCTGAGTTAATGAATAAATATCTCAATGGAATTGATTTATGGGAAATGGGTTATGCATTTTCCAACAGTATTGGGATTCATGCGCCGGCACTGAATATGCATCTTGCTTTTGTTTCAATCAGCTGTCTTTATTTTGTTTTGGAAGGATTTAGAACAAACGATCAAAAGGTATTGAGATGGATTAATTGTTTTGTTTTTGTGCTGTCTTTTTTCTTTATTCTTTTTGTAAATACAAGAATGGCATTATTCAATGTATTAATTGGTTTTATACTGGTTTTTTTCGGAGAAGTGTTTCGAAAATATAACTATAGAAAAGTACTGGGTCTTTTGGGTATTTTAATTGTGGTATTGGGAACGGTGTTTTTCTTTTTTGTCCAAAAGAATCCTTATATGAAAGAGAAGTATTCCTCGGTGACTTTTGCTTATATGGATAAAGTAGGAAAGCTTGATGAAATTGAAAATCCAGAAGCCAAAGTTTTTAACTCTTTGGTGACACGTGTTTCTATCTGGAAATCGGCATGGGAATTATCTTTACAGCATCTTCCTTTTGGTGTTGGAGCTTCAGACGGAAAGCCAGAATTAGTAAAGTATTTTAAACAGACAAAGCAGCATTTTTTAGCTAAATATGAATTTCCGACTCACAATCAGTTTCTTGATTATTTACTAAAATTTGGAATATTGGGACCAATTATAGTTTTGCTTTATATTGGGACTATTGGTTATTTAGGAATTGATTTGAAAAATGCAATCGTATTTTCTTTCTTTTTTCTTTTTTTCACTTCCAATCTCACCGATGATTTTTTGCTGCGTTTTGACGGAATCGCTTTCAGCGGATTGTGGATGTCTGTTTTTGCTAGTTATTGGATGCAGAAAAATACTGCTGATAAAGAGCCGACAATGCTTTGAAATTTTTGTTTTTATCAAATAAAGCATAACATCTTTTTAAGGCATTATTGCCAAATTCGATTCGGGTTTTCTCGTTTGTTAACAGTTCAAAATAGTTATCAAGTTCTTCAATGCTGTCAAAAAGAAAACCAGTTTCATTTGGAACAACAATGTCTTTATTTCCGATTACATTGGTTGCCAAAACTGGTTTTTTCATGGCCATTGCTTCTAATACAGCAATAGGAAGTCCTTCCCAAACAGAAGTCTGAATATAAATATCAATTGCATTGAGTTCTTTTAATGCTACTTTTCTATCCAAAGACCATCCTGTTATTCGAATATTTGGAGCAGTCAGCGCAGCATTTAATTCTCCGTCTCCGATCCATACAAAATTAAAATCTGGAAAACGCAGCGCAATATTGTTAAATAGTTCTGGGTTTCTTGCTGGAGTTATTCTGGCAACAATACCGATTGTTAGAACTTGATTATGATGCTCAATTGACTGATGCTGAATTTCTTCAATGTTAATACTGTTTCTTATCAAATGCGATTTCCCTATTTTTTGTGCTATTTCATATTCTGTATCACCGCAGGCAATGGTGACACCGCCAAAGAGTTTTGGAAAATTTTTTTCGATAGAGCGAAACAGACTTTTGGACAAAGAGGATATATCTGTTCTAAGAAAAGAATATCCATGTGGTGTATAGAATATTTTTTTTCTTTTAAATAATAAAAAACAAGCAATTCTTCCTAAAACACCAGCCTTCGAAGAATGAAGATGGATAATATCGGGATTTAGTTTTTTAAGTTCTTTCCTTAGTTGAAGTACTGCTTTAAAATCTTGAAAAGGGGCTATCTCCCGAAACATATCAACTCTTATAAGTGATACTCCTTTTGAGAACTCGGATCCGATTTTTTCAGGGTCAATTTCTTTGCGGTTTCCGCTATAGATAATAGTTGTAGAAATTTCTTTTCTTATTTGATCTTCTCCAAAATAATCAGACAAATCTTTGAAATAAGTATAAACGCCTCCTCCTAATGCTTCGATTATATGGACAACTTTCAAATTAAATAATTTTTAATGCAGCAAAAATATACTAAAGTAAATGAAATGCTTCTTTTTTGTGTATTCAAAAATTAAAAAAATTTAGTAAAAATTTAGATTGTCAGAAAAGGAAGCATTCTCTGTTAATCATTAATACAGAAAATAAAAAGGTAAAATATTTTACTATATTTGCTTTTAATGCTAAAATTTTGTGAAAATCAGCATATATAACTATGAAAAGAATACTCATTACTGGAGCGGCAGGATTTTTAGGTTCTCACTTATGTGACCGTTTCATCAAAGAAGGTTACCATGTAATTGGAATGGATAATCTTATCACTGGAGATCTTAAAAATATTGAGCATCTGTTCAAATTGGAACATTTTGAATTTTATCATCATGATATTACCAAGTTTGTCCATGTTCCGGGAAACTTAGATTATATTTTACATTTTGCTTCGCCGGCAAGTCCAATAGATTATTTAAAAATCCCAATCCAGACCTTAAAAGTAGGTTCGTTAGGCACACATAAT of Flavobacterium marginilacus contains these proteins:
- a CDS encoding O-antigen ligase family protein, producing the protein MHYTMTISEKNFNKIFNGFLTVIAIAMIFRKPCTLLIIVFAAFNLFFIKKTNYTKQSLILMVLIASPLLIEIIMFWNNDSFLKGMKSLEKYSSLLVFSMFILGNYQRIRFYKILRFYTIATTILLLFFFFRFVVYYPELMNKYLNGIDLWEMGYAFSNSIGIHAPALNMHLAFVSISCLYFVLEGFRTNDQKVLRWINCFVFVLSFFFILFVNTRMALFNVLIGFILVFFGEVFRKYNYRKVLGLLGILIVVLGTVFFFFVQKNPYMKEKYSSVTFAYMDKVGKLDEIENPEAKVFNSLVTRVSIWKSAWELSLQHLPFGVGASDGKPELVKYFKQTKQHFLAKYEFPTHNQFLDYLLKFGILGPIIVLLYIGTIGYLGIDLKNAIVFSFFFLFFTSNLTDDFLLRFDGIAFSGLWMSVFASYWMQKNTADKEPTML
- a CDS encoding MATE family efflux transporter; its protein translation is MLEKIQGRLLQISRNPFIKQSLITLILRVLGVVTLFGFTIFLTKAYSPRIVGQYDFVRSFLLAVGSICLLGFDQSILYFKGRLSAQNALDQLKSIYIKMVLMLFVTSLTALIVIFLINEQTINNYFSDEEVYPLFLKTAACLFFYGIATLNTEVFRALDKLYVAELFRNVIKYVPLIIGAIILFYWHKESYLADVFLAGFVLLSLISSILVYYYFKDTAKILRAQNISHKEVFLKSYPIAISGMAIFLLMCFDIMFLKKYRNTETVAFYSIGVKLMTIVSVIVLTINITVSAKIAAFFANNDLIELKKSVRNSVRLIFGITFPVIVLMCIFSEYILSFFGTQYIAAKEAFLILIIGQGVCSAFGTAPVYLNMTGRSHTFQVILITAVIINFVLNRFLIPIYGMTGAAITFVLSSFFWNFVSAIIIYRKDKVTVFLH
- a CDS encoding glycosyltransferase → MKVVHIIEALGGGVYTYFKDLSDYFGEDQIRKEISTTIIYSGNRKEIDPEKIGSEFSKGVSLIRVDMFREIAPFQDFKAVLQLRKELKKLNPDIIHLHSSKAGVLGRIACFLLFKRKKIFYTPHGYSFLRTDISSLSKSLFRSIEKNFPKLFGGVTIACGDTEYEIAQKIGKSHLIRNSINIEEIQHQSIEHHNQVLTIGIVARITPARNPELFNNIALRFPDFNFVWIGDGELNAALTAPNIRITGWSLDRKVALKELNAIDIYIQTSVWEGLPIAVLEAMAMKKPVLATNVIGNKDIVVPNETGFLFDSIEELDNYFELLTNEKTRIEFGNNALKRCYALFDKNKNFKALSALYQQYFSASNN